From Cucumis melo cultivar AY chromosome 3, USDA_Cmelo_AY_1.0, whole genome shotgun sequence:
TGAATTTTATGATGCAGATTTTCTTCATATTAACTTCATTTTGTCTCCACATGTCATAGCTGATGCTCGATTGAGGATTGTCTCCGAGAGGGTTGATTTCATTGACAACCTTATCATTTCGGTTACGGTAACTTGTTATTCAATTTGTTAACAATTactattttctctttttagttTGATAGTTTTTATCATCTTTTTTGTTTCAGATAGGCCCTCCAAATTCCATATATATAAAATCAAAGGACAAGAGTACTTGGGCAGCAAAAGATGTTGCAGACTCTGTTTTATCCGATAAATCTGCATTGGTAATTCAATATAGTTTGCTTGCTTTCTACCCGTAAATATTTGGACCGATCTATCCTCAGATTATTTGAAGCAATCTCATGTTTTTTccaagattaaaaaaaaaaaaaagaacactaGATGGAAGTCCCGTGACACAGAGCCTGAGAGTAGGTTTATGTAGCCATATGAAAAAACCTGGAAAAATGCTGAACTCTACTTTCCACTCAGTTCATTGGAATCCATATCCTAAATACTAAACTTTAACATGAGTCCTTGTTTATTTTGCAGCGGGTGACTTCAAGTCAGCGAATGGCCGAGAGTTCAGTTCTTGATACAAATTCAAGTAATGTAAGTAAACTATGAAGTCCTATTGATGCATATATAGAGCGTTTCTAATTGTCCTCTCACAGATTGATGGTGAGCCATATTGGTATTATGAGTACCTTGTTCGAAAGTCACCAACAAAAATCGTATGTCTTGACTTTTTGAACGCTTTGTTCCCCCTCAGTAGAGGACATTACAAATATTTGATTTCTGAGGAATCTAATGAATCCTGCAGGTCGGAGAATCCAACATTTATAGGCATTATGTTGCATCAACAGCAGAGCGAGATGGTAAATTCTTGATTTTTAGTCTGCATTCTGTCAAACAAGCTATAAATGAGCAAAACCTGCTATGTTATAGCATAACTTCCATCTTGTAACCTGCAAAGCATATTAGAATTTCCTTGTTGATAACTCAGTAAGGTATATTCCTTGCACAATACTTATAGCTCAAGTTTGAACTCAAGAACGGTGAAGGTATTTCTAAACATTCCAAACACTTACATCAAAGCGAAGAGGTAAAAGTATTGCAGttggaaaagaaaacaagaaaaatgtGTTAGACCTCTGATCGGTGATTTTATGTTGGCTCATCCAAACTTCAGTGAGTGGCTGGAAAATGTGTACGAGTTATTGGTTCTGTCACGATTGATGAATAAGCCTGTTCGTTCTCCTAAATGTTTGTTTTTAGTTTCATGAACTGTGGGCACTAATCATGTTTCAATTGCAGGCTTTCTGTATACCATCAATGCTTCAACACTCGGCGCGCAATGGAACACAGTAAACTCTCTCTTTCTTTAACTTAATGATGATACTTATGTAAAATTAGTACCAAAAATTCCaataattgtttctttttgagcAGATGGGACCTTTTCTGCAGAAAACCGTAGAGTCTTTTCGACTTCTTCCTCCCACCGAAGACTATGTTCCTCCATACAAGGATCCATGGAGATTCTGGTGACATTTTGTATATCCTCATACATTACTTTCAGGCATTTTTGTATTGTATATTCTTTTTGTTGTGTGGTTTTACCAATGAGTTCTAGTTCACTTTCGAAATCTAGGCATAGTGTCGAGAAGTTATTCTGTGTAAACTTCCATGAAAAGATGGGAGAAAGTAGATCTCTGCCTTGCTTAAGTTCAAAATTTCCTTTATATGGTCAAACTAAATTGCGGATTTGATTGCCTCATCAATACGAAAACGGCACCCTCAACACAGAATAGTGTATGTGAATTTCAAACAATAACATTAGAACATCAGGAGAATAGTATTTAGGACTCTTTGCATCCATCTGTTGTCATTATTTCTTATTCTTCATGGCTGCCATCCTTTCCAGAAACACATCAGTGGTGGCAAAGAATACAGGTCTATTTCGACAGCTAAATTCATGGGTGAATGTCTAAAAAGTAACTTTTAGCTATCTTTAGTTTGGGGGGAGGTTAGTTTGGGGGGAGGACTACTGAAAATGCAACTAAAATTTGGATTGATTCGAGTCCATTTCTTTTAGTACAATTCAAGATCAAAATGATAAATAATCAAAGTTCCAATTCTGAAGACCAAATCAATGAAGCCTACAATGACATGGGGATTAGAGGTACACaaatgattgttttttttttctttctttctaattataTCTCACGTTTAATACTATTGTTTGAACATTCAAAAATTCAAGAGAATTTAAAAGGTTGGTTAGAAACGGTTTTTTCGACTACTTGAAACTGTTTAAATACTAGAAAAATCATTTCAAACTAATTCTTTAACAACCGTTCAAAAGTTTGTTAATTCTCTTGAAGAATGGAAGCTTGTTTGAAATAAGCTTTTGTGTTGGCATTTCTTTAGCTTAGTTTACCTTCAAAATAATACTTCTTCCTTCTTCCACTTCCACTTTCATTGATGACCAACACCCcaaccattaaaaaaaaactattaaaagTAATCGTCAACCATGATAAAATATCCACTTTCAAGTACCAAGTGAGATCCTCATAATACGGATTCCTTCTTTACAACTTTGTTCAAATCCTTCTAGAGACCGATAAACAGCGCTCTTCAAATGGTAGTAATCCAATGCATTTAAGACGTGTTTTTCAGCCATGCGTTCCCCAAATCATAAGAGATGGAGAAGCCAGCATAAAATAAACACGAACCTGAGAATTTACAAGCTTATATAATGCAAAATATACGAGACAGTCAGAaactataaattataaattactgagaaagaaaaaggagtTTACCAATTGTTTTGGCAATTGTCACGATGTAATTAAGGCCTCTTACAATTCACAAACTGACAAATTATCAACAACATTATACTTGACCATAATCCAGGTCTTACGTCTGGAAAAGTAATATAATATGCATCGGGGGTGACTAACAGGAGGTATGAAAGAATACGAAGGCTACTAATAGACAACAAAAAAgatgagtatttttttttttttgttcttttttttcttttcccttttcgTTTTTCCAATTACATTTTTCTCTTTGACGACTATGCCACAAAAAATAGGAAAACCATGAGGAAGAATATTAGTacaaagaaaattttgatcaTCAACCATCTATTTGATGATATACTGCTTAGATACTTGAGCAAAGCTCCCTGTGCCCCCTCCACATTTGCCAGAGTATCATCCATGTTTTCATCGATCCTGCAACAACCGACcgaaattaatttttgaatcaTAAGCTAATTGGAGGAGACTTGAAGAATATGAAAAATGACTTAAGATAGGCTCCAGTATGTTCTAAAACCTATTTGTGTTTTAACCAGATATTTTGTAGATAAGAGATTGGCATGATGTTGTGGGGCATTGAATTAGGAAAAAACTTCGAGAAATCTTGAGAGTATGTTTAGACTCATAGTAATTGTTGCTCTTTTGGCATACAAGTAGTTTATTGGAAAGTTTCTTGGAACTCCATTAGCTAAACGGGCTATTGACTCTTTCACTCCTCCTTGCACTTGTCCATCTTCCAAATGTTGAAGAAACAATGGATAACAATGGAGATATCAAACCAATACAAAGGGAAATGGTGTTAGAGCACATGTTATCTAGACAATCGAGTTCAGTCTAAAGTAACCCCAACAATAAACCATCTTAGCCAGCCTTTCTCCAAAAGCAACCACTTGAAGTAACAAAAATAAAGTGGACAACATTCAAGAGTACCCCCTTTCTCTAGGACAAACTAACTAGACCTTTATGTTTTCTCCATGTACACAAGTATCCTAAAAGTTCATAGCTTgttccaaaaaagaaaacaattaacaataataataatttaaaaaattaaaaaataagaggCACACAAGTATCTACGCAGGTCAACTTGGATAACCTGTAAGTTTGACTTTCTTTTAGCCAAAATAGGCCTGAAACGGTAATGCCTACCAGCTATTTGACAAATTGCCTAAAGTATTCAACCCATGAGTTGGGCACTTGCAGCACTCACTTGACATGTTCCATTCCAACCGGCTGTTTTCGTCCATGCATGAGCATGCATGCTAATCTATTCTTTCTTCCTAACCTCTGTTGCAATGCCTTTTCAATCCATTCAATTTGAGCAACTTTACGCCGTAAGCTTCTACCCCATAGTGGTGGGTTGAtgtcttctctctcttttgtaaTTTTCATCAATCAAATTTAAAGTTTCAGTTTAAGTTAATATGGAAATGCCGACACGTACTTTCCAATTTCCAGATCCATATGCATCATTCCAGCAAATTACCAGATCATTCATCAGAAATATACAACTAATAAAGACTAGCCTGTTCTGCTTCAGTTTTAACAATCACGgagaaaaatgaacaaaaagtaGCAAAAATATCCAAAATTTTCATCTTAATTCTCAACAagtcccccccccccccccccaagcACAAGAAGAGTAATACCTTCGTTTTCTCTTTCGTCTATTTTATAGGATTTCTTTTGTAAAAACTGATATTTTAGGAGAACTTGCCTTACTCCTCTTTTTAGGCTTGGGGATTCACACTTCCTCATCCCTAAAGATAAAGGCTACAGATTTTTCTTGGTTTAAGTCCTCCTTTAATGATATCGCTCTTTGTTAGAGCTTTCAATGGTATCTCTCgtttcttgaaaaagaaaaaaaaacccacacAACAACAAAAATGGAAAGTTCAAAACATAACAATTTAATAACTGAAATGAAGTCTCACAAGCCAATTTTATAGTACAATCATGCTTGGAGAAACCCCCCTAGAGAAATCATCATCAGATGGAAACCAACTTTCATGACTACGACCATTCATATGTTACTGAAAAAATAAATGGTAAATAAACCCAATACATTTAGAAGATTTGACACGTTAACTACTTATCCAGTTTTAATGAAGGCTATATTTAGACTAGGGGTGTTCACGGTTTGGTTCAGTTCAGTTTGAAGCTAAAACCGCACTGAAccgaaaaatgaaaaaaaaatctcagtCGAAACCAAATCGAACCGCTCATCTGTGTCAAATCAAATCGAAACCGAACCGCTTATGCATAAATAAAACCGAATCGAATCGCATAAGAATATGTTTCAATTTAACACAAACCGAATCAAACCGCATGCATTCGGTTTTGGTTCAATTTTATTCAGTTGCGGTTCGGTTTGTCAATCGGTTCGGTTTTCGACTATTTTTTTAACACCCCTAATTTAGACCATTCAGTCTTATGTAGCACATTGAACTCTTTAAGGTTCGAGATTAACTTGAATGTAATGGATATACTGAAACTATATATATCTTTcatattttgtaaaataaaagtaaatttatATGATCAGCAATTCTGAAATGGGTGCACGAGGGTAATACCTGATAGCAATCTCTCCTTGTTCAGAAACCAGAGTCGCTAGCTGGTTGAAGATATTGCTTAATTCATGAATGGtggattctacattttgaaGAGCTTCAGCTCTGCTCTGCATGTAAGTATCTTGTAATGGAACCatctgctgctgctgctgctgctgctgcaaCAATGGTTGACCCTCCCCATCCACCTGCTTCCTGTAAATTTACAAGTAACACAATTTTCATTTCACCACATTATAACCGTTTAATTAACTTTGACAGTAAAGTAGAAACAGCATGACCAAGAAAACGATCGAAAGCAACTAAGTAATATAgcacaaaataattttttaaatacacGAGCTACAAGTGAACTTTCATTAGAAACACGTGTAGCAAGGCATCAATCCAATTGATCATGGAATTATGGATATTCCTCCAATTGGCAGTAATAATGAATTTAGAAGGCCTTGCCTTGACTATAATGATTGCTAAGTCAAATAATGAACCAAAGAAAACGAATGAGATATATGAGCATTCCAAGGGACATCATGCACCAAACTGTTGAGTTTATCTTTTAAAACATGAATCTAGAATTAGTTACTCATGGTGACCAGGGCCATGCTCAAAGAAATATGGTAAGAAAGGAGCAGGACAATTGTTAAAGAAATATGGTATATGGTTACTAGGTAGAAACGAATAGGAAATTCTTCGAGGGATCAACTGGTGCATTAGGATTTGGTTTACTTTATTAACCTTTTcccaaattttgaatttactAGCTCATTTCTCATTACTATTTTCAAAGATATCCCACTATCGTCTAATACATGCCAACAGAGAAGATGTCTCACGTAAATAAGGAAATGTGTGAATATAACAACAGGAAACTTCTAAAATTTCTCACCCGGGAGATGCTTTGGAAAAAGATGTAGATGCCTTGGCCCATGGAGGAGGGGCTGCGCTTGGGGCACCAGAAGCTGACCTGGATGCTAATGGGCGCTGGCGAACAAAAGGATTTGTAGATTCCTTTGAAGCAGTAGAAGAAAATAGTTGTCTTCTGTTCTCATGAACCTTCAAATTCTTCATTAAACCAACAGAGGGTGTAAGTATttaaagaagaacaaaaaagGCTGGAAAAGGTAATCAGTGAGATGGATAAAAGTACAATCAAGAAAAGAGAATTGCAGTGAAACATTTGAGCTTACTTCAGTTCGCATGGTCAGGACTTCTTTAAATTCTTTTGTCGTGCTCATCAATCGATTCTTAAGATCATCTACCACAGTGGTTGAATGACTAGTAGTATCACTGGATATGTTTCCATTTTCATTTCTAGAGTTGCAGAGAAGCTGAAGATCTACAACGGCAGAGTTCAATGTTGTAATGTCCTGCTTAATAAGAGCAGTTAGCTCCTGAATTTCCATTGTTGGGTCATCAAAAACAGAAGTCCTCTTTGCCACTGCAAATCAAGACGTGaacatcaaaattcaatcagcAAATATGAAACTTTCCATTCAAATATTTCTAgcaatatattaaataaaaattattttcagAGGCAACATTGCGTATTCTCCTCCTCCACATGCATGAAGCTCATTTAACTAAACAACAACAAAATAACCCACATAAAACAGAGAAATGTTTCTTCCCGAGTTCTCCCTCGCATTTAGCAGACTAAATAAAATCAACCCCAAAATTTTTAAGATCCTAATAAGATACAATTTACAAGAGGAATGAGCCATTGAAGCAGTTTTTCCAGATTAAAAGATATCTTTGGATAAATAAATGGAATCTCAAGGAAAATGATCAGTACCTGCTTAGATCGTAAGAACCATCCAATATGTTACCTACTTGAATATCTAACCAAGGGATAATGCATACCGAAATCTCCCAACTTTTTTCTGAATAAGGTCCTCAAATTAATGGAATTCAACAATAAATTGATCAAACTCAAAAATGAAGGAATTTAACTAATGTAACCATATGCCAGGCTGAAATGATCATATTTATTGAAAATGGCCTCTAGTCTGAATTATATAATAAAGGACTGCATGTACGTACTGCATTACTTTAGAACTCAAGGACACAGTTGTACCTATAGAATAGATCTTGTTCAAGTAAAGTCATACGTACTGTATATTACTTTCAAGTCAACTACTTACATTTTGCCAACTTTGAGAGTTTCTGAGACGTCTGGTGTATCCCTAACCCAATCTTGGAAGCCCTTTTATTAAATTCAGACTGTAGGGCCACAGCAGAGCGCTGCTCTTCTGATTTTGAAACAGCACTTGGTCCAGTTGTTCCCGTGCCAGAAGAGAAAGACTTCTTTAGCCTCTCTGTTATGTTCTGAAATTCCAGCGTCCGATCTCTAAATGAATGAGCTGTTTTGACAGCCATCTTCAACGCAGTAAGCTGAAGCTCTACAAACATCATGAAATGCATTTACATCAATCGATTTTGATTCTCGGACATTGAACCATTATCGTCTTAAGCTCCTATAGAACAAAAAAAACCCATCTACCCAATATATTTTCCGTCGCCACAAACTTTTCTTGCTTACTTCCACAATGTTATAATCCATATTAATTCAAAAATTCAGATCGCTTCTTTTAATATACATAGAGTATTCGCATTCATATAGAAAGGAAATTAAAAGCAATGATAATTCGAAGAAACTGGATTCAAAGCGAATATCCTTATTCCAATCAGTCTAGAAAAATGTCGGTGCATAACAATCGAAGAATTCAAACCACAGTTTACGCCAACCACACATATCTAAACGAAATAATTCTTCCATATCACCAAAATTTGCAAAgacaaaacgaaagaaaaatGATACGAACAATGAAATTACCTCCACAGACGCGAGATCCAAATCCCTCGAGCCTCAACGAGAAAATCTGGAGTAGAAAACAAATGGTAGAATGCACAAAATTCAGAGAAAAAGGGGAAGCAAAACCCTAGATCTGGATCGAAATCGCCATTCACCCCAATCGACCAGAAACGCGTTGAATATCCCGCCGACGCAGTTAATCGAACGTGGAAGAAACAAGTTGGAGATCAAATAGAGCGAGAAATCGACTGAGTTTGATCACAGATTGAAATTGAGGGCAAAAGGGAATGAAATTGggggaaagaagaaaaaaatatggcgGTAACGGACGGAGTTAAGTTAAG
This genomic window contains:
- the LOC103488254 gene encoding psbP domain-containing protein 5, chloroplastic isoform X4 codes for the protein MALLYSSLSVSTSTNASLPNLPFFRNQPKNLPCRKRIGMYTKFNLCSTPISKPTSEDGFPRRELLLFGLTSSVALFFPSLGSLAEEELKSATMVDEINAYSYTYPVELSSTNFAFKWVESRKPERYSSAAPLSPDARLRIVSERVDFIDNLIISVTIGPPNSIYIKSKDKSTWAAKDVADSVLSDKSALRVTSSQRMAESSVLDTNSSNVGESNIYRHYVASTAERDGFLYTINASTLGAQWNTMGPFLQKTVESFRLLPPTEDYVPPYKDPWRFW
- the LOC103488254 gene encoding psbP domain-containing protein 5, chloroplastic isoform X1 codes for the protein MALLYSSLSVSTSTNASLPNLPFFRNQPKNLPCRKRIGMYTKFNLCSTPISKPTSEDGFPRRELLLFGLTSSVALFFPSLGSLAEEELKSATMVDEINAYSYTYPVELSSTNFAFKWVESRKPERYSSAAPLSPDARLRIVSERVDFIDNLIISVTIGPPNSIYIKSKDKSTWAAKDVADSVLSDKSALRVTSSQRMAESSVLDTNSSNIDGEPYWYYEYLVRKSPTKIVGESNIYRHYVASTAERDGFLYTINASTLGAQWNTMGPFLQKTVESFRLLPPTEDYVPPYKDPWRFW
- the LOC103488254 gene encoding psbP domain-containing protein 5, chloroplastic isoform X2, coding for MALLYSSLSVSTSTNASLPNLPFFRNQPKNLPCRKRIGMYTKFNLCSTPISKPTSEDGFPRRELLLFGLTSSVALFFPSLGSLAEEELKSATMVDEINAYSYTYPVELSSTNFAFKWVESRKPERYSSAAPLSPDARLRIVSERVDFIDNLIISIGPPNSIYIKSKDKSTWAAKDVADSVLSDKSALRVTSSQRMAESSVLDTNSSNIDGEPYWYYEYLVRKSPTKIVGESNIYRHYVASTAERDGFLYTINASTLGAQWNTMGPFLQKTVESFRLLPPTEDYVPPYKDPWRFW
- the LOC103488254 gene encoding psbP domain-containing protein 5, chloroplastic isoform X5, yielding MALLYSSLSVSTSTNASLPNLPFFRNQPKNLPCRKRIGMYTKFNLCSTPISKPTSEDGFPRRELLLFGLTSSVALFFPSLGSLAEEELKSATMVDEINAYSYTYPVELSSTNFAFKWVESRKPERYSSAAPLSPDARLRIVSERVDFIDNLIISIGPPNSIYIKSKDKSTWAAKDVADSVLSDKSALRVTSSQRMAESSVLDTNSSNVGESNIYRHYVASTAERDGFLYTINASTLGAQWNTMGPFLQKTVESFRLLPPTEDYVPPYKDPWRFW
- the LOC103488254 gene encoding psbP domain-containing protein 5, chloroplastic isoform X3, producing the protein MALLYSSLSVSTSTNASLPNLPFFRNQPKNLPCRKRIGMYTKFNLCSTPISKPTSEDGFPRRELLLFGLTSSVALFFPSLGSLAEEELKSATMVDEINAYSYTYPVELSSTNFAFKWVESRKPERYSSAAPLSPDARLRIVSERIGPPNSIYIKSKDKSTWAAKDVADSVLSDKSALRVTSSQRMAESSVLDTNSSNIDGEPYWYYEYLVRKSPTKIVGESNIYRHYVASTAERDGFLYTINASTLGAQWNTMGPFLQKTVESFRLLPPTEDYVPPYKDPWRFW
- the LOC103488253 gene encoding syntaxin-32, with translation MAVKTAHSFRDRTLEFQNITERLKKSFSSGTGTTGPSAVSKSEEQRSAVALQSEFNKRASKIGLGIHQTSQKLSKLAKLAKRTSVFDDPTMEIQELTALIKQDITTLNSAVVDLQLLCNSRNENGNISSDTTSHSTTVVDDLKNRLMSTTKEFKEVLTMRTENLKVHENRRQLFSSTASKESTNPFVRQRPLASRSASGAPSAAPPPWAKASTSFSKASPGKQVDGEGQPLLQQQQQQQQMVPLQDTYMQSRAEALQNVESTIHELSNIFNQLATLVSEQGEIAIRIDENMDDTLANVEGAQGALLKYLSSISSNRWLMIKIFFVLIFFLMVFLFFVA